Part of the Zingiber officinale cultivar Zhangliang chromosome 8A, Zo_v1.1, whole genome shotgun sequence genome, TCTTTGATCGGATCCGTTCATGACTCCGGGGTCTGCTTAATCAGCGGACGAGATCATTGTTCCCGTCTCCACGAAATTTTGCTCATGTTCTGTTTCTATATGTACACACATATCTGCTGCCTCTCGTACCGAAAATCCCATCAACAATTCACATCGCGCCGTTCTCTTCTTGTCGCAATGCCCTGCGAGGTCATGGCCGCTCGCGTGCGGAGGTGCTGCCCTAATTTCACGTTCGTCGACGCCGCCCGATCCCTTGTCGTCGATGGCACCGACCTCAGTCACTACGTCGCCGTCGACGAGGCCTGGATTCGTATACAGGACGAGGCGCGGAGCGACGCCGAGGAGGAGCCTCTCCTGCTCAAGTTCTACTGCGACCTCGTGCTCGCCCACCCCACCCTCGAGTCCGCCCTCGCCGCGCACCTCGCAGCCAAGCTCGCCATCCCCGACCTCCTCCCCCACGCGGCCGTACACGATCTGCTCATCTCCGCCTTCTGTAGCGACGGCGAGATCCGCCGCGCCGTCCGCGCCGACCTCCGCGCAGCGGTCGACCGCGACCCGGCCTGCGCTAAGATGGTCCACTGCTTCCTCTACTACAAGGGCTTCCTCGCACTGCAGACCCACCGCGCGGCGCACCGTCTCTGGGCAGAGGGCCGCCGCGCGGCGGCGCTCCTCCTGCAGAGCCGCTCCTCGGAGGTCTTCGCGGTCGACATCCACCCGGCCGCCAGAATCGGCGCCGGGGTG contains:
- the LOC122011912 gene encoding probable serine acetyltransferase 4, with the protein product MPCEVMAARVRRCCPNFTFVDAARSLVVDGTDLSHYVAVDEAWIRIQDEARSDAEEEPLLLKFYCDLVLAHPTLESALAAHLAAKLAIPDLLPHAAVHDLLISAFCSDGEIRRAVRADLRAAVDRDPACAKMVHCFLYYKGFLALQTHRAAHRLWAEGRRAAALLLQSRSSEVFAVDIHPAARIGAGVLLDHATGVVVGETAVVGDDTSILHGVTLGGTGKVGGDRHPKIGDGVLVGAGTQILGNVTIGEGAKIGAGSVVLKAVPPRTTAVGNPARLIGEKENPVRLEKMAGLTMDHTSWSNHDRI